One Peribacillus simplex NBRC 15720 = DSM 1321 genomic region harbors:
- a CDS encoding cupin domain-containing protein, giving the protein MTKEAFSVKEFEKKYVARLKDRSLDWNVLKFQEEIDPAYRRAQMRYIGRGATANNDTNVIAGEHFTLSTMVLPPGCIGPLHLHDDVEEVFFILEGEVTALIQEDSYSEVHEIKLSARDCISSPPGVYRGIRNDGDVEARMLVMLGAVKPNLPTYPEGSDLEELRKQRSKEREAIIKD; this is encoded by the coding sequence ATGACAAAAGAAGCTTTTTCAGTGAAGGAATTTGAAAAAAAATATGTTGCCCGATTGAAAGACCGTTCGCTTGATTGGAATGTCTTGAAGTTCCAAGAAGAAATCGATCCCGCTTATAGACGTGCACAGATGAGATATATCGGACGTGGTGCCACTGCCAATAACGATACGAATGTAATTGCAGGTGAACATTTCACTTTAAGTACAATGGTGCTTCCTCCAGGATGTATTGGTCCTTTACACCTTCACGACGATGTTGAAGAAGTGTTTTTCATTCTTGAGGGAGAAGTCACTGCATTAATTCAAGAGGATAGCTACAGTGAAGTGCATGAAATTAAATTAAGTGCGAGAGACTGTATCAGCAGCCCACCAGGTGTTTATCGGGGAATTAGGAATGACGGGGATGTGGAGGCGCGCATGCTCGTGATGTTAGGGGCAGTGAAGCCTAACTTACCGACATATCCTGAAGGCAGTGACCTGGAAGAACTGCGTAAACAACGCTCTAAAGAAAGAGAAGCCATCATTAAAGACTGA